The following coding sequences lie in one Salvelinus fontinalis isolate EN_2023a chromosome 21, ASM2944872v1, whole genome shotgun sequence genomic window:
- the nrarpa gene encoding notch-regulated ankyrin repeat-containing protein A, with protein sequence MSQGDVSTCSAPQRVFQEAVKQGNTKELHSLLQNMTNCEFNVNSFGPEGQTALHQSVIDGNLELVKLLVKFGADIRLANREGWSALHIAAFGGHQDIVLYLITKAKYSSGAR encoded by the coding sequence ATGAGTCAGGGGGATGTATCAACTTGCTCAGCGCCTCAGAGAGTATTCCAAGAGGCGGTGAAGCAAGGCAACACAAAGGAACTTCACTCGTTGCTCCAGAACATGACAAACTGCGAATTCAATGTCAACTCCTTCGGGCCCGAAGGACAGACGGCGTTGCATCAGTCAGTCATCGACGGGAATCTCGAACTTGTAAAACTGCTGGTGAAATTCGGAGCCGATATTCGATTGGCGAACAGGGAAGGGTGGAGTGCCTTACACATTGCCGCTTTTGGAGGACATCAAGACATAGTCCTATACCTCATCACTAAGGCAAAGTACTCTTCTGGCGCACGGTGA